A single genomic interval of Pangasianodon hypophthalmus isolate fPanHyp1 chromosome 8, fPanHyp1.pri, whole genome shotgun sequence harbors:
- the kiaa2013 gene encoding uncharacterized protein KIAA2013 homolog produces the protein MCDYSKDIRSKTETMWLQQRLKGLPGLLSSSWARRALVVLLIFLIFYWNLSSNRIFKFPSFFQEAGGAAGVCLQTDINRWTAQVERGEGIMSTPQTRVSVPFVTGNGHVLVDVDSNKVWVTSSSQPGSTPVHLTEYSPIVRWQIAGKRSEAHAKMLWYRKGSVLSSRCILLDTSQSPRDCVIIREEHIAHRSRPNVYIQRVHINNPTDKAVSVEATVESPSFRGVTEKVEDKEFMLSTGKVLTEKKETVLMAVGTKRLSMRFQVPAKSDHTENIVSVIHTSEPVEPSKMDETFSKLRDDVKREMVELLRAKLEDLVQEHQQAWADLFISGIEIRKITDAHTPSSRTVNTTLYYILSSSTAPLLESTLSTEERDKLESSLNYADHCFSGHATMHAENLWPERVSSAASLLQLVNLWTLTLQKRACKALVSAGAHGMMQAVTLSFGGLQFTENHLQFQAEPSVLHNSYSLRGLRYHRDRISLSVVADAEGRPSLHVSVKPQDEEKPVKLYACEAGCINEPVELTSEPRGHVFPVLVTQPLTPLLYISTDLRHLQDLRHTLHVKAILAHDEHMAKQDPGLPFLFWFSVASLVALFHLFLFKLIYNEYCGPGAKPLFRSKHEDDPHQVMRDL, from the exons ATGTGTGATTATTCAAAGGATATCAGATCTAAAACAGAAACCATGTGGCTTCAGCAGCGGTTAAAGGGACTTCCTGGGTTGCTCTCAAGTAGCTGGGCCAGACGTGCTTTGGTTGTCTTGCTCATTTTCCTTATATTTTACTGGAACCTGAGCTCTAATAGGATCTTCAAGTTCCCCAGTTTCTTCCAGGAGGCTGGAGGTGCTGCTGGAGTCTGTCTGCAGACTGATATTAACAGATGGACAGCACAGGTTGAGCGTGGTGAGGGCATCATGAGCACGCCGCAGACGAGAGTCTCAGTACCGTTTGTAACAGGGAACGGACATGTCTTGGTGGATGTGGATTCTAATAAAGTCTGGGTGACGTCGTCCTCTCAGCCGGGTTCGACCCCAGTGCACCTGACGGAATATTCCCCCATAGTACGATGGCAGATAGCTGGAAAGCGCTCTGAGGCTCATGCTAAGATGTTGTGGTACCGGAAAGGCTCTGTGCTCTCGTCCCGGTGTATCCTGCTCGATACGTCCCAGTCCCCTCGGGATTGCGTTATCATTCGAGAGGAACACATCGCCCACCGTAGCCGACCTAATGTCTACATTCAGCGGGTTCATATAAACAACCCAACAGACAAAGCAGTATCAGTCGAGGCGACTGTGGAATCACCATCATTTAGGGGTGTTACAGAGAAGGTGGAAGATAAAGAATTCATGCTGTCCACTGGAAAAGTTCTCACAGAAAAGAAGGAAACAGTGTTGATGGCTGTGGGAACAAAACGATTGAGCATGCGCTTTCAAGTCCCTGCGAAATCTGACCATACTGAAAACATAGTGAGTGTAATTCACACGTCAGAGCCCGTCGAGCCCTCTAAGATGGATGAGACCTTCAGCAAGCTTCGAGATGATGTCAAAAGAGAGATGGTGGAGTTGCTACGAGCAAAACTGGAAGATTTGGTCCAGGAGCACCAGCAGGCATGGGCGGATCTTTTCATATCTG GTATAGAGATTAGGAAGATCACTGATGCCCACACGCCGTCGAGCCGCACGGtcaacactacactgtactacatcctctcctcctccaccGCACCCCTGCTGGAGAGCACACTCAGCACAGAGGAGCGTGATAAGCTCGAGTCAAGCCTGAACTACGCTGATCACTGCTTCAGTGGCCACGCCACCATGCATGCCGAGAACCTGTGGCCCGAGCGTGTGAGCAGCGCTGCTTCTCTCCTGCAGCTAGTTAATCTCTGGACGTTAACCCTCCAAAAACGTGCCTGCAAAGCTCTGGTTTCAGCGGGTGCTCATGGCATGATGCAAGCCGTGACGCTCAGTTTTGGTGGCCTGCAGTTCACAGAGAACCATCTGCAGTTCCAGGCTGAACCGAGCGTCCTGCATAATAGCTATTCGCTGCGTGGATTGCGCTACCACCGTGATCGCATCAGCCTCTCCGTGGTGGCCGACGCAGAGGGTCGGCCCTCGCTGCACGTCTCCGTAAAACCGCAGGATGAAGAGAAGCCGGTGAAGCTGTATGCCTGTGAGGCAGGGTGCATCAACGAACCCGTGGAGCTCACGTCTGAGCCTCGGGGTCACGTTTTCCCCGTTTTAGTGACACAGCCTCTGACGCCGCTGCTCTACATCTCGACAGACCTGAGGCATCTGCAGGATCTGCGCCACACTCTGCACGTCAAGGCCATCCTAGCACACGACGAGCACATGGCCAAGCAGGACCCAGGTCTGCCCTTCCTGTTCTGGTTCAGTGTGGCGTCTCTCGTCGCACTCTTCCACCTCTTCCTCTTCAAGCTCATCTACAACGAGTACTGCGGCCCCGGCGCCAAGCCGCTCTTCAGGAGCAAG